A genomic window from Halorubrum trapanicum includes:
- a CDS encoding replication factor A (Replication protein A protects and stabilize the intermediate ssDNA that is generated by the unwinding action of a DNA helicase at the replication fork. In addition, SSBs prevent the formation of secondary structures by single-stranded template DNA.), producing MSELRQEAEAIAEQFSDHTDVDPDDVEERLETLVDEYRVPLDEASRSVTNSYLEDAGMERDELGRGGSEEVLVNDIDEDEQWVDLRVKLVDLWEPRSDSISQVGLLGDESGTIKFVAFETSDLPELEEEQAYELSNVVTDEYEGSYSVKLNRTTGITEIDEEIEVGDNADTVEGALVDIQSGSGLIKRCPEEDCTRVLQNGRCSEHGQVEGEFDLRIKGVLDDGETVTEVIFDREATEELTGMTLEEAKDMAMDALDTTVVAEEMGEDVLGRYYRVTGPTFRRYVLVDEMEDPGTVDVETALIEARSI from the coding sequence ATGAGCGAACTGCGACAGGAAGCGGAAGCGATAGCGGAACAGTTCTCGGACCACACCGACGTCGACCCCGACGACGTCGAGGAGCGGCTTGAGACGCTCGTCGACGAGTACCGCGTGCCGCTCGACGAGGCGAGCCGGAGCGTCACCAACAGCTACCTCGAAGACGCCGGCATGGAGCGCGACGAGCTCGGCCGCGGCGGCAGCGAGGAGGTCCTCGTCAACGACATCGACGAGGACGAGCAGTGGGTCGACCTGCGCGTGAAGCTGGTCGACCTCTGGGAGCCGCGCAGCGACTCGATCTCGCAGGTCGGCCTGCTCGGCGACGAGTCGGGCACGATCAAGTTCGTCGCCTTCGAGACCTCCGACCTCCCCGAGTTAGAGGAGGAGCAGGCGTACGAGCTCTCGAACGTCGTCACCGACGAGTACGAGGGGAGCTACTCGGTGAAGCTCAACCGGACGACGGGTATCACCGAGATCGACGAGGAGATCGAGGTCGGCGACAACGCCGACACGGTCGAGGGCGCCCTCGTGGACATCCAGTCCGGATCCGGGCTGATCAAGCGCTGCCCCGAGGAGGACTGTACGCGCGTCCTCCAGAACGGTCGCTGCTCCGAACACGGCCAGGTCGAGGGCGAGTTCGATCTGCGGATCAAAGGCGTCCTCGACGACGGCGAGACCGTCACCGAGGTCATCTTCGACCGCGAGGCCACCGAGGAGCTCACCGGCATGACCCTCGAGGAGGCCAAGGACATGGCGATGGACGCGCTCGACACCACCGTCGTCGCCGAGGAGATGGGCGAGGACGTGCTCGGGCGCTACTACCGCGTCACCGGTCCCACCTTCCGTCGGTACGTCCTGGTCGACGAGATGGAGGACCCCGGCACCGTCGACGTTGAAACTGCGCTGATCGAAGCGAGGTCGATTTAA
- a CDS encoding RPA family protein, translating into MSQSAPTREVARRVFATEFNDAGYTFTESDDERAPVYALLPTGESSNRVFFVGTLTEKEDVGEDSEYWRGRIVDPTGTFFVYAGQYQPEAASKLRDLEPPAYVAVVGKPRTYETDDGTVRVSVRPESITEVDAATRDRWVAETARRTVERVAAFDDEGNEYARMAREEYDFDPQTYKAAALSALEDLDESDDELAGDESGSDDAALDDASDGTDPAGAPEP; encoded by the coding sequence ATGAGCCAGTCAGCCCCCACCCGAGAGGTCGCCCGGCGCGTGTTCGCCACCGAGTTCAACGACGCCGGCTACACGTTCACCGAGTCCGACGACGAGCGCGCCCCCGTCTACGCGCTGTTGCCGACGGGCGAGTCATCGAACCGCGTGTTCTTCGTCGGCACCCTCACGGAGAAGGAGGACGTCGGCGAGGACAGCGAGTACTGGCGCGGTCGCATCGTCGACCCGACGGGCACGTTCTTCGTGTACGCCGGCCAGTACCAGCCGGAAGCCGCTTCCAAGCTCCGGGACTTAGAGCCCCCGGCCTACGTCGCAGTCGTGGGGAAGCCCCGGACCTACGAGACCGACGACGGCACGGTCCGGGTCTCCGTCCGCCCCGAGTCGATCACCGAGGTCGACGCCGCCACCCGCGACCGCTGGGTCGCGGAGACCGCCCGCCGCACCGTCGAGCGCGTCGCCGCGTTCGACGACGAGGGCAACGAGTACGCGCGGATGGCCCGCGAGGAGTACGACTTCGACCCCCAGACGTACAAGGCCGCCGCGCTGTCGGCGCTGGAGGACCTCGACGAGAGCGACGACGAGCTCGCGGGCGACGAGTCCGGGAGCGACGACGCCGCGCTCGACGACGCGTCGGACGGGACCGACCCGGCCGGCGCGCCCGAGCCCTGA
- a CDS encoding alpha-ketoacid dehydrogenase subunit beta yields MTETQNLTLVQAVRDGLHTELREDDDVVVMGQDVGKNGGVFRATEGLFDEFGGDRVIDTPLAESGIVGTAVGMAAMGMRPVPEIQFSGFMYPGFDQIVSHMARFRTRSRGRFTLPMTLRAPYGGGIRAPEHHSESKEAFYAHEAGLKVVIPSTPYEAKGLLAASIRDPDPVIFLEPKLIYRAFREEVPEEPYTVPIGEAATRREGDDVAVFTYGAMTRPTLEAAETLGEEGIECEVVDLRTISPLDREAIVEAFEKTGRAVVVHEAPKTGGLAGEITAILQEEALLYQEAPIGRVTGFDVPYPLYALEDYYLPSAARIEEGILEAVEF; encoded by the coding sequence ATGACCGAGACACAGAACCTCACGCTGGTACAGGCGGTCCGAGACGGATTACACACCGAACTTCGCGAGGACGACGACGTCGTCGTGATGGGCCAGGACGTCGGGAAGAACGGCGGCGTCTTCCGCGCCACCGAGGGCCTCTTCGACGAGTTCGGCGGCGATCGAGTGATCGACACGCCGCTCGCCGAGTCGGGCATCGTCGGGACCGCGGTCGGGATGGCCGCGATGGGGATGCGACCGGTCCCGGAGATCCAGTTCTCCGGGTTCATGTACCCCGGCTTCGACCAGATCGTCTCGCACATGGCGCGGTTCCGAACCCGCAGCCGCGGGCGGTTCACGCTCCCGATGACGCTGCGGGCCCCCTACGGCGGCGGCATCCGCGCGCCGGAGCACCACTCCGAGTCGAAGGAGGCGTTCTACGCCCACGAGGCGGGGCTGAAGGTGGTGATCCCCTCGACGCCGTACGAAGCGAAGGGGTTACTCGCGGCGTCGATCCGCGACCCCGACCCGGTGATCTTCCTCGAACCGAAGCTGATCTACCGGGCGTTCCGCGAGGAGGTGCCCGAGGAGCCGTACACGGTCCCCATCGGCGAGGCGGCCACGCGCCGCGAGGGCGACGACGTCGCCGTGTTCACCTACGGCGCGATGACTCGCCCCACGCTGGAGGCCGCAGAGACGCTCGGCGAGGAGGGGATCGAGTGCGAGGTCGTCGACCTCCGGACGATATCTCCGCTGGACCGCGAAGCGATCGTCGAGGCGTTCGAGAAGACCGGCCGCGCGGTCGTCGTCCACGAGGCGCCGAAGACGGGCGGGCTCGCGGGCGAGATCACGGCGATCCTCCAGGAGGAGGCACTGCTGTACCAGGAGGCGCCGATCGGCCGCGTCACTGGGTTCGACGTGCCGTACCCGCTGTACGCCTTAGAGGACTACTACCTCCCGTCCGCGGCCCGTATCGAGGAGGGAATCCTGGAGGCGGTCGAGTTTTAA
- the pdhA gene encoding pyruvate dehydrogenase (acetyl-transferring) E1 component subunit alpha, with product MTVFDRAYDDTVRVLDEDGEVVGDVPDLDDDSLVEMYRHMRLARHFDGRAVSLQRQGRMGTYPPLSGQEGAQIGSAYALAADDWMVPSYREHGAALVHGLPLKQTLLYWMGHEDGNNAPPDVNVFPVAVPIASQVPHATGAAWASKLRGEDDAFICYFGDGATSEGDFHEGVNFAGVFDTPTVFFCNNNQWAISVPRERQTRSATLAQKAEAYGIDGVQVDGMDPLAVYSVTEAALEKARDPEADRPRPTLIEAVQYRFGAHTTADDPTVYRDDDEVERWKRKDPIDRLESYLRGEGVLDEERVAEIESSVETQVADAIDAAESMARPDPRELFEHAYAELPPELERQYEEFAALRDERGDAAFLED from the coding sequence GTGACCGTGTTCGACAGGGCGTACGACGATACGGTTCGCGTCCTCGACGAGGACGGCGAGGTCGTCGGCGACGTTCCCGACCTCGACGACGACTCGCTCGTCGAGATGTACAGGCACATGCGGCTGGCGCGCCACTTCGACGGCCGCGCGGTGAGCCTCCAGCGGCAGGGCCGGATGGGGACGTACCCCCCGCTCTCCGGGCAGGAGGGCGCCCAGATCGGGTCGGCGTACGCGCTCGCCGCGGACGACTGGATGGTCCCGTCGTACCGCGAGCACGGCGCCGCCCTCGTCCACGGGCTGCCGCTCAAACAGACGCTGCTCTACTGGATGGGCCACGAGGACGGCAACAACGCGCCGCCGGACGTCAACGTCTTTCCGGTCGCCGTCCCGATCGCGTCGCAGGTGCCCCACGCGACGGGCGCTGCGTGGGCCTCGAAGCTCCGCGGCGAGGACGACGCGTTCATCTGCTACTTCGGGGACGGCGCGACGAGCGAGGGCGACTTCCACGAGGGGGTCAACTTCGCCGGCGTGTTCGACACGCCGACCGTCTTCTTCTGTAACAACAACCAGTGGGCGATCTCCGTCCCCCGCGAGCGGCAGACCCGGAGCGCGACGCTGGCGCAGAAGGCGGAGGCGTACGGCATCGACGGCGTCCAAGTCGACGGGATGGACCCGCTCGCGGTGTACAGCGTCACGGAAGCGGCCTTGGAGAAGGCGCGGGACCCCGAGGCGGACCGGCCGCGGCCGACGCTCATCGAGGCGGTCCAGTACCGCTTCGGCGCGCACACGACCGCCGACGACCCGACCGTCTACCGCGACGACGACGAGGTCGAGCGCTGGAAGCGCAAGGACCCGATCGACCGGCTGGAGTCGTACCTCCGCGGCGAGGGCGTCCTCGACGAGGAGCGCGTCGCGGAGATCGAGTCGTCGGTCGAGACGCAGGTCGCGGACGCGATCGACGCGGCGGAGTCGATGGCGCGGCCCGACCCCAGAGAGCTGTTCGAGCACGCCTACGCGGAGCTTCCGCCGGAACTGGAGCGGCAGTACGAGGAGTTCGCCGCGCTGCGCGACGAGCGCGGCGACGCGGCGTTCCTGGAGGACTGA
- a CDS encoding DUF5789 family protein: protein MTLHVDRDRMSGDNAEHDQEAHGSAPAVTFGPLKRALREHRYPVTAAELIEQYGAAKLETPTGTARLDSLLEGSEETQFREPAEVREAVLDALGHADASPEAPADEWTELPR, encoded by the coding sequence ATGACCCTCCACGTGGATCGCGACCGCATGAGCGGTGACAACGCGGAACACGACCAGGAGGCGCACGGTTCGGCTCCCGCCGTGACGTTCGGCCCGCTGAAGCGGGCGCTCCGCGAACACCGCTACCCGGTAACGGCGGCGGAGCTGATAGAGCAGTACGGCGCCGCGAAACTGGAGACTCCGACGGGGACGGCGCGGCTCGACAGCCTGCTCGAAGGGAGCGAGGAGACGCAGTTCCGGGAGCCGGCTGAGGTCCGCGAGGCGGTCCTCGACGCGCTCGGCCACGCCGACGCGTCTCCGGAGGCGCCCGCGGACGAGTGGACCGAACTCCCGCGGTGA
- a CDS encoding DoxX family protein, whose amino-acid sequence MSTKEVALRSTIGGVSVEGKLHTLSVWFILALRLMIGLAFLQSGLSKVLSGEFSAAGYLQNAPAANGSPAAGLFAAMGENALFVDFVNVAVPWGEVLIGLGVIVGLLTRLAAFWGAFMMLLFYLGNWDISHGYINGDFAYMLVFLSVAAFGAGRILGLDSVVEEYDIGGQPLVERYPWTRYLLG is encoded by the coding sequence ATGTCAACGAAAGAAGTCGCGCTCCGAAGCACGATCGGCGGCGTCTCGGTCGAGGGGAAGCTCCACACGCTCAGCGTCTGGTTCATCCTCGCGTTGCGGCTGATGATCGGCCTCGCGTTCCTCCAGAGCGGGCTCAGCAAGGTCCTCAGCGGCGAGTTCAGCGCCGCGGGCTACCTCCAGAACGCGCCCGCCGCGAACGGGAGTCCGGCCGCCGGCCTGTTCGCCGCGATGGGCGAGAACGCGCTGTTCGTCGACTTCGTGAACGTCGCGGTGCCGTGGGGAGAGGTCCTCATCGGCCTCGGCGTGATCGTCGGGCTCCTCACGCGGCTCGCCGCGTTCTGGGGGGCGTTCATGATGCTCCTCTTCTACCTCGGCAACTGGGACATCTCGCACGGCTACATCAACGGCGACTTCGCGTACATGCTCGTGTTCCTCTCGGTCGCCGCCTTCGGCGCCGGCCGGATCCTCGGACTCGACTCGGTCGTCGAGGAGTACGACATCGGCGGCCAGCCCCTCGTCGAGCGGTACCCGTGGACGCGGTACCTCCTCGGATGA
- a CDS encoding creatininase family protein, translated as MRLSEVAWTDVRDADVDVAFLPVGSTEQHGPHAPLGTDTLNAVAVAEAGADAYEGAGASADADASRGEVAVAPPVPVGVAEEHRAFDGTMWVSPETFRAYVREAAESLASHGVDRVVFVNGHGGNVEALAEVARRFSRDDAHAGYGVAFTWFEAVGDHASDMGHAGPLETALLRATNPELVREERVGEASAGAADRWGEWVAGVNLAHDSDEFTDNGVVGDPREGDAERGTELLDRASAALAELAAAVVDRDAT; from the coding sequence ATGCGCCTCAGCGAGGTCGCCTGGACCGACGTGCGCGACGCCGACGTGGACGTCGCGTTCCTCCCGGTCGGCAGCACGGAACAGCACGGGCCGCACGCCCCGCTCGGAACCGACACGCTGAACGCCGTCGCGGTCGCGGAGGCTGGCGCCGACGCCTACGAGGGGGCGGGAGCGAGCGCCGACGCCGACGCGTCTCGCGGCGAGGTCGCGGTCGCGCCGCCGGTACCGGTCGGCGTCGCCGAGGAACACCGCGCGTTCGACGGGACGATGTGGGTCTCGCCGGAGACGTTCCGAGCGTACGTCCGGGAGGCCGCCGAGTCGCTGGCCTCGCACGGGGTCGACCGCGTCGTGTTCGTCAACGGCCACGGGGGGAACGTCGAGGCGCTCGCGGAGGTCGCCCGCCGGTTCTCGCGCGACGACGCCCACGCGGGGTACGGCGTCGCGTTCACCTGGTTCGAGGCGGTCGGCGACCACGCGAGCGACATGGGCCACGCCGGCCCGCTGGAAACGGCGCTGCTTCGCGCGACGAACCCGGAGCTGGTCCGCGAGGAGCGGGTCGGCGAGGCGAGCGCGGGCGCCGCCGACCGGTGGGGCGAGTGGGTCGCCGGGGTGAACCTCGCGCACGACTCCGACGAGTTCACCGACAACGGCGTCGTCGGCGACCCGCGAGAGGGAGACGCAGAGCGCGGCACGGAGTTGCTCGACCGCGCGAGCGCGGCGCTCGCGGAGCTGGCGGCGGCCGTCGTCGACCGCGACGCCACTTAA
- the rnz gene encoding ribonuclease Z gives MSLRVTFLGTGGAVPTVERAASAVFVNREGDRFLFDCGEGTQREMMRAGTGFAVDRVFVSHLHGDHVLGIPGLVQTLGFNDRTDPLTIHCPPGTDGHLHDLVHAVGHDPAFPVRIEPVAPGEVAYEADEYAVRAFETEHRTKSQGYVLEEDDRPGRFDRPKAEALGVPVGPKYGRLHEGEPVEAEDGTVVEPEQVVGPPRPGRKLAYTADTRPRESTVEAAEGADLLIHDATFADDMADRARDTAHSTGREAGSIADRADAKRLALVHISSRYAADASPIRRDAREEFDGECLLPDDGDLIEVPFPDAD, from the coding sequence ATGTCTCTTCGCGTCACCTTCCTCGGGACGGGCGGCGCCGTCCCGACCGTCGAGCGCGCGGCGAGCGCCGTCTTCGTCAACCGCGAGGGCGACCGCTTCCTCTTCGACTGCGGCGAGGGTACCCAGCGCGAGATGATGCGCGCCGGCACCGGGTTCGCCGTCGACCGCGTGTTCGTCTCCCACCTCCACGGCGACCACGTCCTCGGCATCCCCGGCCTCGTCCAGACGCTCGGGTTCAACGACCGCACCGACCCGCTCACGATCCACTGCCCGCCGGGGACCGACGGCCACCTCCACGACCTCGTCCACGCGGTCGGCCACGACCCGGCGTTCCCGGTCCGGATCGAGCCGGTCGCCCCCGGCGAGGTCGCCTACGAGGCCGACGAGTACGCGGTGCGCGCCTTCGAGACGGAACACCGGACGAAGTCGCAGGGGTACGTCTTGGAGGAGGACGACCGCCCCGGTCGGTTCGACCGCCCGAAGGCGGAGGCGCTCGGCGTCCCCGTCGGCCCGAAGTACGGCCGCCTCCACGAGGGCGAGCCCGTCGAGGCCGAGGACGGCACGGTCGTCGAGCCCGAGCAGGTCGTCGGCCCGCCGCGCCCGGGCCGCAAGCTGGCGTACACCGCGGACACGCGCCCGCGAGAGTCGACGGTGGAAGCGGCCGAGGGCGCCGACCTGCTGATCCACGACGCCACCTTCGCCGACGACATGGCCGACCGCGCCCGCGACACGGCCCACTCCACCGGCCGCGAGGCGGGGTCGATCGCCGACCGCGCGGACGCGAAGCGGCTCGCGCTCGTTCACATCTCTTCGCGTTACGCTGCGGACGCCTCCCCGATCCGCCGCGACGCCCGCGAGGAGTTCGACGGAGAGTGCCTCCTGCCCGACGACGGCGACCTGATCGAGGTGCCGTTCCCCGACGCGGACTGA
- a CDS encoding ABC transporter ATP-binding protein: MSGVEWEEDDPFEEQRDKIENPMKRLFVEYGRDYVPQVTVGVVASIFARLLDLLPPLMLGIALDAVFRGEAAFDEQIPLVLLPDAWLPTEQAAQFWFTIAVLAGAFAFGAGFHWVRNWGFNAFAQNIQHDVRTDTYDQMQRLNMDFFSDKQTGEMMSILSNDVNRLERFLNDGMNSVFRLSVMVVGIGVLLFWINWQLALVALLPVPVIAGFTYLFIRIIQPKYAEVRSTVGKMNSRLENNLGGIQVIKAANTESYESDRVDDVSYDYFDANWDAIETRIKFFPALRVLAGIGFVLTFIVGGLWVFQGPPGPFTGELSEGMFVVFILYTQRFIWPMAQFGQIINMYQRARASSARIFGLMDEPSKLAEDRDAEELVVEDGNVVYDDVSFGYDDETIVEDIDFEVEGGETLALVGPTGAGKSTVLKLLLRMYDVDEGEIRIDDQNVSDVTLRSLRRSIGYVGQSSYLFYGTVRENITYGTFDATDEEVREAAEAAEAHDFIQNLPDGYDTMVGERGVKLSGGQRQRITIARAVLTDPDILILDEATSDVDTETEMLIQRSLDRLTTDRTTFAIAHRLSTIKDADTILVLEGGEIAERGTHDELLDNDGLYAHLWGVQAGEIDELPQEFIDRAQERTARIVEDAEGDDD, translated from the coding sequence ATGAGTGGCGTCGAATGGGAGGAAGACGATCCCTTCGAGGAGCAGCGGGACAAGATCGAGAATCCGATGAAGCGGCTGTTCGTCGAGTACGGCCGCGACTACGTCCCGCAGGTGACGGTGGGAGTCGTCGCCAGTATCTTCGCGCGGCTGCTCGACCTGCTTCCCCCGCTGATGCTCGGGATCGCCCTCGACGCGGTCTTCCGCGGCGAGGCCGCGTTCGACGAGCAGATCCCGCTCGTGTTGCTGCCGGACGCGTGGCTCCCGACGGAGCAGGCGGCGCAGTTCTGGTTCACGATCGCGGTGCTGGCCGGGGCGTTCGCCTTCGGCGCGGGCTTCCACTGGGTCCGGAACTGGGGGTTCAACGCCTTCGCGCAGAACATCCAGCACGACGTCCGGACCGACACGTACGACCAGATGCAGCGGCTCAACATGGACTTCTTCTCGGACAAGCAGACCGGGGAGATGATGTCCATCCTCTCGAACGACGTGAACCGGTTGGAGCGGTTCCTCAACGACGGGATGAACTCCGTGTTCCGCCTGTCGGTGATGGTGGTCGGGATCGGCGTCCTCCTCTTCTGGATCAACTGGCAGCTCGCCCTGGTCGCGCTGCTTCCCGTCCCCGTCATCGCCGGGTTCACCTACCTGTTCATCCGGATCATCCAGCCGAAGTACGCCGAGGTGCGGTCGACGGTCGGCAAGATGAACTCCCGGTTGGAGAACAACCTCGGCGGCATCCAGGTTATCAAGGCCGCCAACACCGAGTCCTACGAGTCCGACCGCGTCGACGACGTCTCGTACGACTACTTCGACGCGAACTGGGACGCCATCGAGACGCGGATCAAGTTCTTCCCCGCGCTCCGCGTGCTCGCGGGCATCGGCTTCGTCCTCACGTTCATCGTCGGCGGGCTCTGGGTGTTCCAGGGGCCGCCCGGGCCGTTCACCGGCGAGCTCTCCGAGGGGATGTTCGTCGTGTTCATCCTCTACACGCAGCGGTTCATCTGGCCGATGGCGCAGTTCGGACAGATCATCAACATGTACCAGCGCGCCCGCGCCTCCTCCGCGCGGATCTTCGGGCTGATGGACGAGCCCTCGAAGCTGGCGGAGGACCGCGACGCCGAGGAGCTCGTCGTCGAGGACGGCAACGTCGTGTACGACGACGTCTCCTTCGGCTACGACGACGAGACCATCGTCGAGGACATCGACTTCGAGGTCGAGGGCGGCGAGACGCTCGCCTTGGTCGGCCCCACCGGGGCCGGCAAGTCGACCGTGCTCAAGCTCCTCCTCCGGATGTACGACGTCGACGAGGGCGAGATCCGGATCGACGACCAGAACGTCAGCGACGTGACGCTGCGGTCGCTGCGCCGGTCGATCGGCTACGTCGGCCAGTCGTCGTACCTGTTCTACGGCACCGTCCGCGAGAACATCACCTACGGCACGTTCGACGCGACCGACGAGGAGGTCCGCGAGGCCGCCGAGGCCGCCGAGGCCCACGACTTCATCCAGAACCTCCCCGACGGCTACGACACGATGGTCGGCGAGCGGGGCGTGAAGCTCTCCGGCGGCCAGCGCCAGCGGATCACCATCGCGCGCGCCGTGCTGACCGACCCGGACATCCTGATCCTCGACGAGGCGACCTCCGACGTCGACACGGAGACGGAGATGCTGATCCAGCGCTCGCTCGACCGACTCACGACGGACCGGACGACGTTCGCCATCGCCCACCGGCTCTCGACGATCAAGGACGCGGACACGATCCTCGTGCTGGAGGGGGGAGAGATCGCCGAGCGCGGCACGCACGACGAGCTGCTCGACAACGACGGGCTGTACGCGCACCTCTGGGGCGTTCAGGCCGGCGAGATCGACGAACTCCCGCAGGAGTTCATTGACCGCGCCCAGGAGCGCACCGCCCGGATCGTCGAGGACGCCGAGGGCGACGACGACTGA
- a CDS encoding DUF5790 family protein: MGQSTFDDDDLFGEAAEETRAEVEEHLAAARDQLPDPDAVWETDADNVLGALNGLKSALDAGDAVDSVRSAKKAYVLGERADAFEDADDLQEEIEELESLVGDIEDAAEEVASLTGTVPAIRGALQDAADDADEE, encoded by the coding sequence ATGGGCCAGTCCACGTTCGACGACGACGACCTGTTCGGCGAGGCGGCCGAGGAGACCCGCGCGGAGGTCGAAGAGCACCTCGCGGCGGCGCGCGACCAGCTCCCCGACCCCGACGCGGTCTGGGAGACGGACGCGGACAACGTCCTCGGCGCGCTCAACGGGCTGAAGTCCGCCCTCGACGCCGGCGACGCGGTCGACAGCGTCCGCTCGGCGAAGAAGGCGTACGTCCTCGGCGAGCGCGCCGACGCCTTCGAGGACGCCGACGATTTACAAGAAGAGATCGAGGAGCTGGAGTCGCTCGTCGGCGACATCGAGGACGCCGCCGAGGAGGTGGCCTCGCTCACCGGCACCGTGCCCGCGATCCGCGGGGCGCTTCAGGACGCGGCGGACGACGCGGACGAGGAGTAG
- a CDS encoding aldo/keto reductase, producing the protein MADAFDRLGYGTYKLAAGEECAAGVAHAIETGYRHVDTAQGYDNEASVGDGIDRSGVDRDDLFVATKLSTDNLSYDDAVETARASRDRLGVDSIDLLYVHWPINTYDPEETLPALDDLVDDGVIDRIGLSNFRPDQLDEAIDRLANDVFAHQVECHPLLQQERLREYAVEDDHWLVAYSPIARNRVADVGALQDVAAAHDATPAQVSLAWLLSKERVAPIPKAADFGHVEENWTARELDLTDDEIARIDAVDRGERIVDFEEAPWNRG; encoded by the coding sequence ATGGCAGACGCCTTCGACCGACTCGGGTACGGGACGTACAAGCTGGCCGCCGGCGAGGAGTGCGCCGCCGGCGTCGCCCACGCGATCGAGACCGGCTATCGCCACGTCGACACCGCGCAGGGGTACGACAACGAGGCGTCGGTCGGCGACGGGATCGACCGGAGCGGCGTCGACCGCGACGACCTGTTCGTCGCGACGAAGCTCTCGACGGACAACCTCTCGTACGACGACGCGGTCGAGACCGCCCGCGCCAGCCGCGACCGGCTCGGCGTCGACTCGATCGACCTGCTGTACGTCCACTGGCCGATCAACACGTACGACCCGGAGGAGACGCTGCCCGCGCTCGACGACCTCGTCGACGACGGCGTGATAGACCGGATCGGGCTCTCGAACTTCCGCCCCGACCAGCTCGACGAGGCGATCGACCGACTCGCGAACGACGTGTTCGCCCATCAGGTGGAGTGTCACCCCCTGCTTCAACAGGAGCGGCTCCGCGAGTACGCCGTCGAAGACGACCACTGGCTCGTCGCCTACTCCCCGATCGCGCGCAACCGCGTCGCCGACGTCGGCGCCCTTCAAGACGTCGCCGCGGCGCACGACGCCACCCCGGCGCAGGTGAGCCTCGCGTGGCTGCTCTCGAAGGAGCGCGTCGCGCCGATCCCGAAGGCGGCCGACTTCGGGCACGTCGAGGAGAACTGGACCGCCCGAGAGCTCGACCTGACCGACGACGAGATCGCCCGGATCGACGCCGTGGACCGCGGCGAGCGGATCGTCGACTTCGAGGAGGCGCCGTGGAACCGGGGATGA